A single genomic interval of Nostoc commune NIES-4072 harbors:
- a CDS encoding HAD family hydrolase codes for MLAAILFDLDGTIVNTDPIHYRAWREMLLNYNIEIDETFYKSRMSGRLNPAIVKDILPQLSTAEGQKFADEKEALFRKLAPHLKPLSGFSELLAWTETHQLKRALVTNAPRLNAAFMLEVLGIKEAFDTVVVADDCIAGKPDPAPYQVALSNLGITAEEAIALEDSPSGIRSAVSADIRTIGIASTHDPQFLQEVGAFMAIPDFTDLQLWTLLNSLIEPDLSAIASNL; via the coding sequence ATGCTGGCTGCAATTCTCTTTGACCTAGACGGCACTATTGTCAACACTGACCCCATACACTACCGAGCTTGGCGGGAAATGCTGTTAAATTACAACATAGAAATTGACGAAACATTTTATAAATCCCGAATGAGTGGGCGACTAAATCCAGCAATTGTTAAGGATATTCTGCCACAATTATCAACAGCAGAAGGGCAAAAATTTGCAGATGAAAAAGAGGCGCTTTTCCGCAAACTCGCGCCGCATCTAAAACCATTGAGTGGATTTTCTGAACTACTAGCATGGACAGAAACACATCAGTTAAAGCGGGCATTAGTTACTAATGCCCCTAGATTAAATGCAGCATTTATGCTAGAAGTTTTGGGAATAAAAGAAGCTTTTGATACAGTTGTTGTAGCAGATGATTGTATTGCAGGTAAACCTGACCCTGCGCCCTACCAAGTCGCCCTGAGTAACTTGGGGATTACAGCAGAGGAAGCGATCGCTTTAGAAGACTCTCCCTCTGGTATTCGTTCGGCGGTGAGCGCAGATATCCGCACTATTGGCATCGCCTCCACTCACGATCCCCAATTTTTACAGGAAGTCGGCGCATTTATGGCAATTCCAGATTTTACTGATTTGCAGTTGTGGACATTGCTCAACTCACTCATTGAACCAGATTTGAGTGCGATCGCTTCTAACTTGTAA
- a CDS encoding type II toxin-antitoxin system Phd/YefM family antitoxin, whose amino-acid sequence MTRIPLTEAQLRLPELIASLQPGEEVEIFSGDRTVARLIGELQSPPETSPAR is encoded by the coding sequence ATGACACGAATTCCATTAACAGAAGCTCAACTTCGTTTACCCGAACTGATTGCAAGTCTGCAACCCGGTGAAGAAGTAGAGATTTTTTCCGGCGATCGCACTGTCGCCAGACTGATTGGCGAACTCCAATCACCCCCGGAAACCTCGCCAGCCCGGTAG
- a CDS encoding DJ-1/PfpI/YhbO family deglycase/protease, translating into MTEYNNHSGNKKVAILIEHAVEDAEFTVPYNGLKQAGMEVVVLGSRMNEKYKGKRGKLSIQADGTTTEAIAAEFDAVIIPGGMAPDQMRRNTNTVRFVQEAIQQGKLVAAVCHGPQVLIEGDLLKGKQATGFIAIAKDMINAGAKYLDEPVVVDGNLITSREPGDLPIFTTAILSRLGYGGKEAALPNEKDTSAQWWKLADAWGGSTKGEITKGLNNALAGERYSLEAFENYLQKESDNEVNSVFQEIIANKQRHIQKLETYLQLLGEKPSLGANIANQYAKVKTALTGSDDIYQLRSALGDVQTGIGDVGNLCAMFTDPVATAIFKEIYQDLLKYEQRLVELYRARIGSQIQPPKPTTGAAVSM; encoded by the coding sequence ATGACTGAGTATAACAATCATTCCGGTAATAAAAAAGTTGCCATTCTCATTGAACATGCGGTAGAGGATGCAGAATTTACAGTTCCTTATAATGGACTAAAACAAGCAGGAATGGAGGTAGTAGTCCTCGGTTCTCGAATGAATGAAAAATATAAGGGTAAACGCGGCAAACTTAGCATCCAAGCTGATGGTACTACTACAGAAGCGATCGCAGCCGAATTCGACGCTGTGATCATTCCTGGTGGGATGGCTCCCGATCAAATGCGGCGGAATACCAACACAGTACGTTTTGTCCAAGAAGCTATACAACAAGGAAAATTAGTCGCTGCTGTTTGTCATGGCCCACAAGTTTTGATTGAAGGCGACTTGCTCAAAGGTAAACAAGCTACTGGTTTTATTGCTATTGCCAAGGATATGATTAACGCTGGCGCAAAATATCTAGATGAGCCGGTGGTAGTTGACGGAAATTTGATTACATCCCGTGAACCTGGAGACTTGCCAATTTTTACCACAGCTATTTTGAGCCGTTTGGGTTATGGTGGCAAAGAAGCTGCATTACCAAATGAAAAAGACACAAGTGCCCAATGGTGGAAGCTGGCTGATGCTTGGGGTGGCTCAACTAAAGGTGAGATCACCAAAGGTTTAAATAATGCTCTTGCTGGTGAACGTTATTCGCTAGAAGCATTTGAAAACTACTTGCAAAAGGAATCAGATAACGAAGTTAACTCAGTTTTTCAAGAAATAATTGCTAATAAACAGCGCCACATTCAAAAACTGGAAACCTATCTTCAGTTATTAGGCGAAAAACCTTCTTTAGGCGCAAATATTGCTAATCAGTATGCCAAGGTGAAAACTGCCTTAACAGGAAGTGATGACATATATCAGTTACGTTCTGCTTTAGGCGATGTGCAAACTGGTATCGGCGATGTTGGCAATTTGTGTGCAATGTTCACTGACCCAGTAGCAACTGCTATTTTCAAAGAAATTTACCAAGATTTATTGAAATACGAACAGCGATTAGTAGAACTGTATCGGGCGCGGATAGGCAGTCAGATTCAGCCTCCTAAGCCTACTACAGGGGCTGCTGTGTCAATGTAA
- a CDS encoding glucosamine-6-phosphate deaminase: MLADPNFFRVDDLLVQIYNSEVEMAQDVAEIAQKHLQQVLQQQETAAVLLATGNSQLKFIDALIALGSVDWSRIILFHLDEYLGITADHSASFRRYMRERVEKRVVPKVFHYIEGDTLQPVAECDRYTKLLLAQPIDLCCLGVGENGHLAFNDPAVANFQDPYRVKLAKLDTVNRQQQVSTGHFPNLETVPQYAFTVTIPTICSAKKIICLAPETRKANVVKQMLQGAISIDCPASILRQQSQATLFLDVNSASLLS, encoded by the coding sequence ATGCTAGCCGATCCAAACTTTTTTCGTGTTGATGATTTACTAGTGCAGATTTACAACTCTGAAGTCGAAATGGCTCAAGATGTTGCCGAAATCGCGCAAAAGCATTTACAGCAAGTTCTCCAACAACAGGAGACAGCTGCTGTATTGTTAGCAACAGGTAACTCCCAACTCAAATTTATTGATGCTTTGATTGCATTGGGTAGTGTAGATTGGTCAAGAATTATTCTGTTCCATCTAGATGAATATTTGGGAATTACTGCTGATCATTCTGCCAGTTTCCGGCGCTATATGCGAGAACGTGTAGAAAAGCGGGTTGTTCCTAAAGTATTTCACTATATAGAAGGTGATACATTGCAACCAGTGGCAGAGTGCGATCGCTACACTAAACTACTCCTTGCACAACCAATTGACTTATGCTGTCTTGGTGTTGGCGAAAATGGACATTTAGCTTTTAACGATCCAGCAGTAGCAAATTTTCAAGATCCTTACAGGGTAAAACTTGCGAAACTGGATACAGTGAACCGTCAGCAACAAGTAAGTACAGGTCACTTTCCAAATCTAGAAACTGTCCCACAATATGCTTTTACTGTCACCATCCCAACGATTTGTTCAGCTAAAAAAATTATCTGTCTGGCTCCAGAAACACGTAAAGCGAATGTAGTAAAACAGATGTTGCAAGGAGCTATAAGTATAGACTGTCCTGCTTCTATTCTTCGTCAACAATCCCAAGCAACGTTATTTTTGGATGTCAATTCTGCTAGTTTGCTGTCGTGA
- a CDS encoding PadR family transcriptional regulator, with protein MFRHFRSRFGAPAWAGVNEDDSLFVRSWFGHGKHHGRDHDKHFGNEMFGRGWGDEYRTRRGDIKFILLELLSEHPSHGYDLIKDAETRYGGFRRLSPGSVYPTLQLLEEGGYLKSAQEGGKRIYTITDEGRQLLAERAQQETSDSPWDTFKSFVKGKPQEFIELRNAATELAAVVVQVARSGNMERINRVRELLEQVKREIYAILAEK; from the coding sequence ATGTTTAGACACTTTCGATCACGTTTTGGCGCACCTGCATGGGCAGGAGTTAACGAAGACGATTCATTGTTTGTCAGGTCATGGTTTGGGCATGGCAAGCATCATGGTAGAGATCATGACAAACACTTTGGCAATGAAATGTTTGGTCGTGGTTGGGGAGACGAATATCGGACTCGTCGGGGTGACATCAAGTTTATCCTGCTGGAATTATTATCCGAGCATCCTAGTCATGGTTACGATCTGATTAAAGATGCGGAAACTCGCTATGGTGGTTTCCGTCGCCTTAGTCCTGGCTCAGTATATCCAACACTCCAATTGCTGGAGGAAGGTGGTTATCTTAAGAGCGCCCAGGAAGGTGGCAAGCGGATTTACACGATTACCGATGAGGGTAGACAATTATTGGCAGAACGCGCCCAACAAGAAACTTCAGATTCTCCTTGGGATACCTTTAAAAGTTTCGTCAAAGGTAAGCCCCAAGAGTTTATTGAGTTGCGGAATGCTGCAACAGAATTAGCTGCTGTTGTGGTGCAGGTTGCTCGTAGTGGCAATATGGAGCGGATAAATCGGGTGCGTGAGCTTCTAGAGCAAGTTAAACGGGAAATTTACGCGATTCTTGCGGAAAAATAA
- a CDS encoding DUF2267 domain-containing protein, whose amino-acid sequence MEYDEFITHVQSLTQSDSREEAERATRATLETLKERIANDEAEELAANLPQQLGDYLRGKEGDSGGSFNFQEFIARASQKENIEPTTVAIHVRAVFTVLQNAISPELFDTLHSHLSHDYEEMFGT is encoded by the coding sequence GTGGAATACGATGAGTTCATTACACATGTACAAAGCCTTACCCAATCAGATTCTCGTGAAGAGGCAGAACGTGCTACCCGTGCCACACTAGAAACCCTTAAAGAACGGATAGCAAATGATGAAGCAGAAGAACTAGCTGCAAATTTGCCCCAACAACTAGGTGATTATTTGCGAGGAAAAGAAGGGGATAGTGGTGGCTCTTTCAATTTTCAAGAGTTTATTGCCCGTGCAAGTCAGAAAGAAAATATAGAACCAACCACTGTGGCAATTCATGTTCGGGCTGTATTTACTGTGTTGCAAAATGCTATCAGTCCAGAATTATTTGATACCTTGCATTCCCATTTGTCTCACGATTACGAAGAAATGTTTGGAACTTGA
- the gatA gene encoding Asp-tRNA(Asn)/Glu-tRNA(Gln) amidotransferase subunit GatA codes for MASIRELHQQLVKKERSAVEITQEALERIQALEPKLHSFLCVTAERALEQASAVDAKITAGEEIGLLAGIPVGIKDNMCTKGIPTTCASRILENFVPPYESTATQKLADAGAVMVGKTNLDEFAMGSSTENSAYQVTANPWDLSRVPGGSSGGSAAAVAAQECVVALGSDTGGSIRQPASFCGVVGMKPTYGLVSRYGLVAYASSLDQIGPFGNTVEDAAILLSAIAGYDPKDSTSLKVAIPNYAASLKPDFKPRGQLRIGIIKETFGEGLDSVVEQAVTKAVDQLQSLGAEIHIISCPTFRYGLPTYYIIAPSEASANLARYDGVKYGYRAPDADNLLSMYTRTRATGFGTEVKRRIMIGTYALSAGYYDAYYLKAQKVRTLIKRDFEKAFGLVDVLVCPTSPTTAFKAGEKTTDPLSMYLNDLMTIPVNLAGLPSLSLPCGFDDQALPIGLQLIGNVLREDLLFQVAYAYEQSTTWHLRKPQIS; via the coding sequence ATGGCATCCATCCGCGAGTTGCACCAACAGCTGGTTAAGAAAGAACGTTCTGCCGTTGAAATTACCCAAGAAGCTTTAGAGCGCATTCAAGCGTTAGAGCCGAAATTGCATAGCTTTTTATGTGTTACCGCAGAACGGGCATTAGAGCAGGCAAGTGCTGTGGATGCGAAAATTACTGCGGGAGAAGAAATTGGTTTGCTAGCAGGCATTCCGGTTGGGATTAAGGACAATATGTGTACCAAGGGAATTCCTACCACCTGCGCCTCCCGGATTTTGGAAAATTTCGTGCCGCCTTATGAATCAACAGCGACGCAAAAACTGGCAGATGCTGGCGCGGTAATGGTAGGCAAAACTAACTTGGATGAGTTTGCGATGGGTAGTTCCACAGAAAACTCTGCCTACCAAGTCACGGCTAATCCTTGGGATTTATCACGAGTTCCAGGTGGTTCTTCGGGAGGTTCTGCGGCTGCGGTAGCGGCTCAAGAATGTGTGGTTGCTCTTGGTTCTGATACTGGCGGTTCGATTCGGCAACCTGCATCTTTTTGCGGTGTGGTGGGGATGAAACCCACTTATGGTTTGGTTTCTCGTTATGGTTTGGTGGCTTACGCTTCGTCTTTGGATCAAATTGGGCCATTTGGAAACACAGTGGAAGATGCGGCGATATTATTAAGTGCGATCGCAGGTTACGATCCCAAAGACTCTACCAGCCTCAAAGTTGCCATTCCCAACTACGCCGCTAGCTTAAAACCAGACTTCAAACCTAGAGGTCAGCTAAGAATTGGGATCATCAAAGAAACTTTTGGTGAAGGTTTAGACTCTGTAGTAGAACAAGCTGTTACCAAAGCAGTAGATCAACTACAAAGTTTGGGAGCGGAAATTCATATAATTTCCTGTCCCACCTTTCGCTATGGCTTACCCACCTACTACATCATCGCCCCATCAGAAGCGTCAGCAAACCTAGCTCGTTACGATGGCGTTAAATATGGTTATCGCGCCCCTGATGCCGATAATCTACTATCTATGTACACTCGTACCCGTGCCACTGGTTTTGGTACAGAAGTCAAACGCCGAATTATGATTGGCACTTACGCACTTTCGGCTGGTTATTATGATGCTTACTACCTGAAAGCACAAAAAGTCCGTACCTTGATTAAGCGAGATTTTGAAAAGGCTTTTGGCTTAGTTGATGTGTTAGTTTGTCCCACATCTCCCACTACAGCATTCAAAGCAGGGGAAAAAACTACCGACCCCTTGAGCATGTATTTAAATGACTTGATGACTATTCCTGTGAATCTTGCTGGTTTACCTAGTTTAAGTTTGCCATGTGGTTTTGATGATCAGGCGCTACCGATAGGATTACAGCTAATTGGCAATGTCCTGCGAGAAGACTTACTGTTTCAAGTAGCTTACGCTTATGAGCAATCCACTACTTGGCATCTGCGTAAACCGCAAATATCTTGA
- a CDS encoding ISAs1 family transposase, with protein MPIGFENKKSKTKASFAPSIDSKDITTKFQEYFTQIKDPRVERTRYHLLTDIITIAILAVIAGASGWEDIEEYGINKQEWLKTFLQLPFGIPSPDTFRRVFERINPKEFEQCFREWVQSLIEKLGVEVVAIDGKTHRGSYDRESQLKALHTVSAWSSEHRLVLGQTKVSDKSNEITAIPALLEMLDISGCIITIDAMGTQKSIAQKIIAAGSDYILSLKDNHPTLHQQVKNWFEIAQSLGFKDVDVNVSQRVEKGHHRVENRQVYTVPVSKLPALHEQDLWTSLTTVVMVVRSIQHWNQTTHEVQFYITSLACDAHKIGSAIRQHWGIENSVHWTLDVTFNEDECRIRSLHSPQNFALLRRIALNALERETSFHRSIRQKSRRAAMNDQYMVSVLATALPNSTLS; from the coding sequence ATGCCAATAGGATTTGAGAACAAGAAAAGCAAAACCAAAGCATCTTTTGCACCTAGCATAGATAGTAAAGACATTACCACTAAGTTTCAGGAATACTTCACACAAATAAAAGACCCCAGAGTGGAAAGGACAAGATATCATTTACTCACAGATATCATCACCATAGCGATTTTGGCAGTAATAGCAGGAGCGTCAGGTTGGGAAGATATTGAAGAGTATGGAATCAATAAACAGGAGTGGTTGAAAACATTTTTACAACTACCATTTGGGATACCCAGCCCCGATACTTTTAGGAGGGTGTTTGAAAGAATTAACCCAAAAGAATTTGAGCAATGTTTTCGGGAGTGGGTACAATCATTAATTGAGAAATTGGGAGTAGAAGTAGTAGCCATAGATGGCAAAACTCATAGAGGCTCATATGATCGGGAATCTCAGCTAAAAGCTTTACATACGGTCAGTGCCTGGTCGAGTGAACACCGTCTGGTCTTGGGACAAACAAAGGTCAGTGACAAATCCAATGAAATCACCGCAATTCCAGCACTGTTAGAAATGCTAGACATATCTGGCTGCATCATCACAATTGATGCAATGGGTACACAAAAATCGATTGCCCAGAAAATCATCGCGGCTGGTTCTGATTACATTTTGAGCCTGAAAGATAATCACCCTACGCTGCATCAACAAGTGAAAAATTGGTTTGAAATAGCACAATCTCTTGGGTTTAAAGATGTTGATGTGAATGTTAGTCAACGGGTAGAAAAAGGGCATCACCGAGTCGAAAATCGTCAGGTTTACACCGTGCCAGTGTCAAAACTTCCTGCACTTCATGAACAAGATTTGTGGACTAGTTTGACAACAGTAGTTATGGTAGTGCGTTCGATTCAGCATTGGAATCAGACTACCCATGAGGTGCAATTTTATATTACTAGTCTCGCCTGCGATGCTCACAAGATTGGTAGTGCAATTCGACAGCACTGGGGTATTGAAAATTCTGTTCATTGGACATTAGATGTCACTTTTAATGAAGATGAATGTCGAATTCGTTCTCTGCACAGCCCACAGAATTTTGCTTTACTACGTCGGATTGCTCTCAATGCCTTAGAACGAGAAACATCTTTTCATCGCAGTATCCGCCAAAAATCACGGCGAGCCGCGATGAATGATCAGTATATGGTTTCTGTCTTAGCGACGGCTCTCCCAAACTCAACACTCTCCTAG
- a CDS encoding SRPBCC family protein, whose amino-acid sequence MTSTSGDKSSTNQPEASEVERWASLIGGGAMVLMGLRQGSLRGALTALAGGGLVYQGATKQSTIQKAQEAIGLNQPIKVEKTVTINKSAEELYRFWHDFENLPTFMKHLKSVKVYDEKRSHWIANAPLDNTVEWDADILEDRENEFISWASVEGADVDNSGFVRFKKAPGDRGTEVKVVLEYNPPGGALTATIAKLFGEEPEQQIGDELRRFKMLMEAGEIATTEGQPSGRS is encoded by the coding sequence GTGACTTCAACATCAGGGGATAAATCAAGTACAAACCAGCCAGAAGCTAGTGAAGTAGAGCGTTGGGCATCCCTTATTGGTGGCGGTGCAATGGTGCTGATGGGTTTAAGGCAAGGTTCATTGCGAGGAGCGCTGACAGCTTTAGCCGGTGGTGGTTTGGTTTATCAAGGTGCAACCAAGCAAAGCACAATCCAGAAAGCACAGGAAGCAATAGGTCTAAACCAACCCATCAAAGTTGAAAAAACGGTAACTATCAATAAATCGGCAGAAGAATTATATCGCTTTTGGCACGACTTTGAGAATTTGCCTACATTTATGAAGCATCTCAAATCTGTCAAGGTGTACGACGAAAAACGTTCTCATTGGATTGCCAATGCACCTTTGGATAATACAGTAGAATGGGATGCAGATATTCTCGAAGACCGAGAAAATGAATTTATTTCTTGGGCTTCTGTAGAAGGTGCAGACGTTGATAATTCTGGTTTTGTTCGCTTCAAAAAAGCACCAGGCGATCGCGGCACGGAAGTTAAGGTTGTTTTGGAGTATAACCCCCCCGGTGGAGCATTGACAGCTACCATAGCTAAACTTTTTGGTGAAGAACCAGAACAGCAAATTGGTGATGAATTGCGCCGTTTCAAAATGCTAATGGAAGCAGGCGAAATTGCCACAACTGAAGGGCAACCCTCTGGACGTAGCTAG
- a CDS encoding helix-turn-helix domain-containing protein: MTLLNQAQVEQLKEITTHLRQVRQQKSICIEEIAARTLIRAGVLQALEEEQFEELPEPIFVQGFIRRYGDALGLDGNALSHSLISNVVCQDSRNDQNNSGNKSNTYIPLVVTYIFLLVAASAGLLHTLNPPQITSEFPTPEVNSQQSMVSNQ; encoded by the coding sequence GTGACACTCTTAAATCAAGCTCAAGTAGAGCAGTTAAAAGAAATAACTACACATTTGCGACAAGTAAGACAACAAAAATCTATATGTATAGAAGAAATAGCTGCAAGAACACTCATTAGAGCAGGTGTTTTGCAAGCTTTAGAAGAAGAACAATTTGAAGAATTACCTGAACCTATTTTTGTTCAAGGATTCATCCGTCGCTATGGAGATGCTTTAGGACTGGATGGAAATGCTTTATCACATAGTCTCATAAGTAATGTAGTCTGCCAGGACTCCAGGAATGATCAGAATAATTCAGGCAACAAATCAAATACCTATATACCTCTTGTTGTTACCTACATTTTCTTATTAGTAGCTGCATCTGCTGGTCTTTTACATACACTTAATCCACCACAAATTACATCTGAATTTCCGACTCCAGAAGTCAATAGTCAACAGTCAATGGTCAGTAATCAGTGA
- a CDS encoding zinc-dependent alcohol dehydrogenase: MKAVCWNGANDVRVQSVPDPTILNPRDAIIKITSTAICGSDLHIYGGYIPTVQQGDIIGHEFMGEVVEVGKGVNNLKIGDRVVVPSTIGCGNCHYCQGDMWSLCDNSNPNGWIQEKLFGNITSAIYGYSHMLGGYAGAQAEYIRVPFADVGVVKVPPDLPDEMLLFISDAIPTGYMGAELCDIQPGDTVAVWGCGAVGQFAMISAYMMGAEKVIGIDRFPERLEMAKKFAKAEVINYEEVNAGEALKEMTGGRGPDACIDAVGLEAHGVGLEDFYDQTKQKLRLETDRPHVLREMMVACRKGGTLSIMGVYGGFVDKLPLGAAFNKGLTFRIGQMHGQKYMHSLLQMILDGKLDPSFVVTHQLPLEQAPHAYHIFQQKKDNCIKVVLKP, from the coding sequence ATGAAAGCAGTTTGCTGGAACGGTGCTAATGATGTGCGGGTACAGTCGGTACCAGATCCGACAATTCTCAACCCGCGTGATGCAATTATTAAAATTACTTCCACGGCGATTTGTGGCTCCGATCTTCATATATATGGCGGCTATATTCCCACAGTGCAACAGGGTGACATTATTGGTCACGAATTCATGGGGGAAGTCGTAGAAGTTGGTAAGGGAGTCAACAATTTAAAAATAGGCGATCGCGTTGTTGTTCCTTCTACAATTGGCTGTGGTAATTGCCATTATTGCCAAGGTGATATGTGGTCATTGTGCGATAATTCCAATCCCAACGGTTGGATTCAAGAAAAATTATTTGGCAATATCACCTCAGCCATTTATGGCTACTCCCACATGCTAGGTGGGTATGCAGGCGCACAAGCAGAATATATCCGTGTACCCTTTGCTGATGTGGGTGTCGTCAAAGTTCCGCCAGATTTGCCGGATGAGATGTTGTTATTCATCTCTGACGCTATTCCCACCGGTTATATGGGCGCCGAATTATGCGATATTCAACCGGGTGATACTGTAGCCGTTTGGGGTTGCGGTGCTGTTGGACAATTTGCCATGATTAGCGCCTACATGATGGGAGCCGAAAAAGTGATCGGTATAGATCGCTTTCCCGAACGCCTGGAAATGGCGAAAAAGTTTGCCAAAGCAGAAGTGATTAACTACGAAGAAGTTAATGCTGGCGAAGCGTTGAAAGAGATGACTGGTGGCCGTGGCCCTGATGCTTGCATCGATGCTGTTGGTTTAGAAGCACACGGTGTTGGTTTAGAAGACTTCTACGACCAGACAAAACAAAAGCTCAGATTGGAAACCGACCGTCCCCACGTTCTGCGGGAAATGATGGTCGCCTGTCGTAAAGGCGGAACTCTTTCAATCATGGGTGTTTATGGTGGTTTTGTAGATAAACTACCATTGGGTGCAGCCTTTAATAAGGGTCTAACCTTTAGGATAGGACAAATGCATGGACAAAAATATATGCATTCGTTATTGCAGATGATTTTGGACGGAAAACTTGATCCATCCTTCGTTGTCACCCATCAATTGCCACTAGAGCAAGCACCCCACGCCTATCACATCTTTCAACAAAAAAAGGATAACTGCATCAAAGTTGTTCTTAAACCCTGA
- a CDS encoding zinc-dependent alcohol dehydrogenase codes for MKAVCWHGANDVRVDTVPDPKILNPRDAIVKITSTAICGSDLHIYDGYIPTMQKGDILGHEFMGEVVELGSAVKNVKVGDRVVVPFTISCGSCFFCNRDLWSLCDNSNPNAWLVEKQMGHSPAGLFGYSHLFGGYAGGQAEYARVPFADVGLFKIPDGLTDEQVLFLTDIFPTGYMAAENCNIKPGDIVAVWGCGPVGQFAIRSAYMLGAERVIAFDRVPERLQMAKEYGKAEVLNYEEVNVGEALKEMTGGRGPDACIDAVGMEAHGTDFMAFYDQVKQAVRLETDRPTALRQVIVSAAKGGHVSLAGVYGGFLDKIPMGAAMNKGLTFKMGQTHVHKYLKPLLEHIQNGDIDPTFIITHTLPLEQAPHGYEIFKHKKDNCIKVVLKP; via the coding sequence ATGAAAGCAGTTTGCTGGCATGGAGCAAACGATGTGCGGGTAGATACAGTTCCCGACCCCAAAATTCTTAACCCACGCGATGCCATTGTTAAAATTACTTCCACGGCAATTTGTGGTTCAGATTTGCATATTTATGATGGCTACATTCCCACCATGCAAAAGGGCGATATCCTTGGTCATGAATTCATGGGGGAAGTCGTAGAACTTGGAAGTGCAGTTAAAAATGTGAAGGTAGGCGATCGCGTCGTTGTTCCCTTCACTATATCTTGCGGTAGCTGCTTTTTCTGCAATCGGGATTTATGGTCATTGTGCGATAACTCTAACCCCAATGCTTGGTTAGTAGAAAAGCAAATGGGACATTCGCCAGCAGGTCTATTTGGCTACTCTCATTTATTCGGCGGTTACGCTGGTGGTCAAGCAGAGTATGCACGAGTACCATTTGCCGATGTCGGTTTGTTCAAAATTCCCGATGGTTTAACGGATGAGCAAGTGCTATTTCTAACAGATATTTTCCCCACTGGCTACATGGCAGCAGAAAATTGCAACATTAAACCCGGCGATATTGTTGCTGTTTGGGGTTGTGGCCCAGTTGGACAATTCGCCATCAGAAGCGCATATATGCTAGGTGCCGAACGGGTAATCGCCTTTGACCGGGTTCCGGAACGGCTGCAAATGGCTAAAGAATACGGCAAAGCAGAAGTTCTCAACTACGAAGAAGTGAATGTAGGCGAAGCACTCAAAGAAATGACTGGCGGTCGTGGCCCCGATGCTTGCATAGATGCAGTGGGAATGGAAGCACACGGCACAGACTTTATGGCATTCTACGACCAAGTAAAGCAAGCAGTACGTCTAGAAACAGACCGTCCGACGGCATTACGCCAAGTAATAGTGTCTGCCGCTAAAGGTGGTCACGTATCACTTGCGGGTGTATACGGTGGCTTTTTAGATAAAATCCCGATGGGTGCTGCTATGAACAAGGGATTAACCTTCAAAATGGGACAAACACACGTCCACAAGTATCTAAAACCCTTGCTAGAACACATCCAAAACGGTGACATCGATCCAACATTTATCATCACCCACACCTTACCTCTAGAACAAGCACCCCACGGCTACGAAATTTTTAAGCACAAGAAAGATAACTGCATCAAAGTTGTACTCAAACCGTAG